In a genomic window of Thiolapillus brandeum:
- a CDS encoding DUF697 domain-containing protein, translating to MKISKRLRRIMPDWLFAKSHDATTKTEHGDPDHLDLAQESLEALIEDPRVPESVRESLEQDYQEVQAMLDRLEHGHIHIAVFGRVSVGKSALLNALLGEQRFSTSPLHGETTRAERGQWQEYESGGVFLIDTPGINEVDGEAREQLAREVAGRSDLVLFVVDSDLTETEVQALKEIAALHRPIILVLNKADRYSTAEQETLLASLKRHTRGIVEENNVVTASADPAERLVIRVDEAGNEDEEWRRPPVNVSQVKERLWDILQAEGQTLAALNASLFASDLSDKVGERILQARRELGQKLIRKYCATKGVAVALNPVPVADLVAAAVVDVSMIVHLSKLYNLPLTRNEAGDLVKTIGGQMALLMGTIWAVHFISSALKLGSWGLSSLVTGGAQGAVAYYSTWIVGQAAERYLAQGKSWGEGGPKLVVREILDSLDRDSILKQAREDIRLRLQRGT from the coding sequence GTGAAGATATCAAAGCGTCTGCGGCGCATTATGCCCGACTGGCTTTTCGCGAAGTCACACGACGCAACGACAAAGACTGAACACGGCGATCCCGATCATCTGGATCTGGCCCAGGAAAGCCTGGAAGCCCTGATCGAGGATCCCCGGGTACCGGAATCCGTGCGCGAATCCCTGGAACAGGACTACCAGGAAGTTCAGGCCATGTTGGATCGCCTGGAGCACGGTCATATACACATCGCAGTATTTGGCCGGGTCAGCGTGGGGAAGTCTGCCCTCCTCAATGCCCTGCTGGGGGAGCAGCGGTTCAGTACCAGCCCTCTGCATGGAGAAACCACCCGCGCCGAGCGTGGCCAGTGGCAGGAATATGAAAGCGGCGGCGTATTCCTCATCGACACCCCGGGAATCAATGAGGTGGATGGTGAAGCCCGGGAGCAATTGGCCCGGGAAGTGGCCGGGCGGTCAGACCTGGTGCTGTTCGTGGTGGACTCGGATCTGACGGAAACCGAAGTCCAGGCACTCAAGGAAATTGCCGCCCTGCATCGCCCCATCATCCTGGTGCTGAACAAGGCGGATCGCTACAGCACTGCCGAGCAGGAAACCCTCCTTGCTTCCCTGAAGCGTCATACCCGGGGCATCGTGGAAGAAAACAATGTCGTTACCGCCAGCGCCGATCCTGCCGAGCGGCTGGTCATCCGCGTGGACGAGGCCGGCAACGAGGATGAAGAATGGCGCCGTCCGCCTGTGAATGTCAGTCAGGTAAAGGAACGCTTATGGGATATTCTCCAGGCCGAGGGCCAGACCCTGGCTGCCCTGAATGCCTCTCTGTTCGCCAGCGACCTCAGCGACAAGGTGGGCGAACGCATTCTCCAGGCCAGGCGTGAACTGGGACAGAAGCTGATTCGCAAATACTGCGCCACCAAGGGCGTAGCCGTGGCCCTGAATCCCGTACCCGTGGCAGACCTGGTCGCCGCCGCCGTGGTGGACGTAAGCATGATCGTACATCTATCCAAACTCTACAATCTGCCGCTGACCCGCAACGAAGCCGGCGACCTGGTAAAGACCATTGGCGGGCAGATGGCCCTGCTCATGGGCACCATCTGGGCCGTACACTTCATCTCCTCGGCCCTGAAACTGGGTTCCTGGGGACTATCCTCCCTGGTCACCGGTGGCGCCCAGGGGGCCGTCGCCTACTACAGCACCTGGATCGTCGGCCAGGCCGCAGAGCGCTACCTGGCCCAGGGAAAATCCTGGGGAGAAGGCGGACCCAAACTGGTGGTTCGAGAGATACTCGACAGTCTGGACAGGGATTCCATCCTCAAACAGGCCAGGGAAGATATCCGCCTGCGTTTGCAACGCGGAACCTGA
- a CDS encoding GTPase yields the protein MSNKSSIRLILALLTGIALLFALLLGILLTDTLVNIWHNLREAPMWLQLGVASLLALFSLFSGWLVLRVLRPPGTLPGMDRQEPPDRETLEDQLQTARDLGLDTTAAKQELLELEDRRAAGRIQVALFGDISSGKSSLIKALLPDAHVRTEVTGGTTRTIQTYTWTSPAGDELVLTDMPGLDEVGGQLDKLAREEALRAHIVLYVVEGDLTRSQAQELAALMALKKPTLVVLNKSDRYSDADLEQVRERLQQRVNELGEAQVVSVSTGATITALRQLPDGREEEVERQLPPRVEALQEALQRIIDSHAETLESLRDSSVFVLVQRRIDEQLRIHRREEAQKIVTGYAQKAVAGAIAAMTPGTDILIQGFLGTQMIRDLSKLYDIPVRKVDIDLLLKLVQKQVRKHLTLVLAVAGNALKAFPGMGTVAGGILHAVAYGFLFDALGKSLAASLDSRGELHPLQVANQFEDQLGEDIKASAAHYARLAFREVTRRNDKD from the coding sequence GTGAGCAACAAATCCTCCATCCGCCTGATCCTGGCCCTGTTGACCGGTATTGCCCTGTTGTTCGCCCTGCTCCTGGGCATTTTGCTCACGGATACCCTGGTCAATATCTGGCACAACCTGCGCGAAGCCCCCATGTGGCTGCAACTGGGGGTAGCCAGCCTGTTGGCGCTGTTCTCCCTGTTCTCGGGCTGGCTGGTACTGCGGGTATTGCGTCCGCCCGGGACATTGCCCGGCATGGATCGCCAGGAACCTCCTGATCGGGAAACCCTGGAAGACCAGTTGCAGACCGCCCGGGATCTGGGCCTGGACACCACCGCCGCCAAACAGGAACTCCTGGAACTGGAAGATCGCCGTGCCGCCGGCCGCATTCAGGTGGCCCTGTTCGGAGACATCAGCAGCGGCAAATCCAGCCTCATCAAGGCCCTCCTGCCGGATGCCCATGTGCGCACAGAAGTCACCGGTGGCACCACCAGAACCATCCAGACCTACACCTGGACCAGCCCCGCAGGGGATGAACTGGTGCTCACGGATATGCCCGGTCTGGACGAAGTGGGCGGCCAGCTGGACAAACTGGCCCGGGAGGAAGCCCTGCGCGCCCATATCGTCCTGTATGTGGTGGAAGGTGACCTCACTCGCAGCCAGGCTCAGGAACTGGCCGCCCTCATGGCCCTGAAGAAACCCACCCTGGTGGTTCTCAACAAGAGCGACCGCTACAGTGATGCCGACCTGGAACAGGTGCGCGAGCGTCTGCAGCAACGAGTGAATGAGCTGGGCGAGGCCCAGGTGGTCAGTGTGAGCACCGGCGCCACAATCACCGCCCTGCGCCAACTGCCCGATGGCCGGGAAGAAGAAGTGGAACGGCAGCTGCCTCCCAGGGTGGAAGCCTTGCAGGAGGCCCTGCAACGCATCATCGACAGCCATGCGGAAACCCTGGAAAGCCTGCGCGACAGCTCGGTATTCGTACTGGTGCAGCGGCGCATCGACGAACAATTGAGGATCCACCGCCGGGAAGAAGCGCAAAAGATCGTCACCGGCTATGCGCAAAAAGCCGTCGCTGGCGCCATCGCCGCCATGACTCCTGGAACGGATATTCTCATCCAGGGTTTTCTCGGTACACAGATGATCAGAGACCTGTCAAAACTGTATGATATACCGGTACGCAAGGTGGACATCGATCTGCTGCTGAAGCTGGTGCAAAAGCAGGTGCGCAAGCATCTGACCCTGGTTCTGGCAGTGGCGGGCAACGCCCTCAAGGCCTTTCCGGGAATGGGCACCGTGGCTGGCGGCATCCTGCATGCCGTAGCCTACGGGTTTCTGTTCGATGCACTGGGAAAAAGCCTGGCGGCGTCCCTGGACAGCCGCGGTGAACTTCACCCCTTGCAAGTAGCCAACCAGTTCGAGGATCAACTTGGTGAAGATATCAAAGCGTCTGCGGCGCATTATGCCCGACTGGCTTTTCGCGAAGTCACACGACGCAACGACAAAGACTGA
- a CDS encoding efflux RND transporter permease subunit, with amino-acid sequence MNAIIDWALAHRRTMILLLLLLFSAGLSSWLNIPKEAEPDIAIPYIYVSISHPGISPEDAERMLVRPMENELRAIQGVKEMTANAGQGHASVTLEFVAGFNPDKALNDVRDKVNLAKARLPDETREPTVHPVTMAEQNPVLTISLSGPVPQRALIELGRHLQDKLEAIKDVLEVELGGDRRDQLEVILDPLAMESYGLDQQDIYSLVSRNNRLIAAGSLDTGKGSFQIKIPSVFETLDDILDLPVKTSGDRVVHFRDVASVRRSYTDPSSFARLNGQNTISLEVKKRPSRNIIETVEAVRRVVKEERQKWPEHIQVTFTNDSSKQIHSMLKDLENNVLSAVLLVVIVIIAFLGARTALLVGLAIPGSFLSGILILATLGYTVNIVVLFALIMAVGMLVDGAIVVTEYADRLMSEGVKPQVAYGEAAKRMSWPIIASTATTLAAFAPLIFWPGIMGEFMKYLPITLIATLAASLAMALLFVPTLGTVIGRPRPVEEHTCKRLLQMEQGDILGVDGFTGLYVKILHFATRHAWKMLLATIIFSIGVFMAYGASNLGMQFFPEVEPEGGNITVRGYGDLSIWEKDSLMREVEDAILDMPEIETLYTRVGGRNRIGRIRYNLVDWKQRRKAGEIIREMKQRTARISGMEIEIGKDESGVGGGKDLKLELSSRFPKKLDKAAASIRKALNANPNITDIEDSRSKPGIEWQIIIDRAAAARFGTDAASVGSMIQMITNGLKVGEYRPDDVDRELDIRVRFPTDKRSINHLDSIRILTDHGLVPISNFVQRKAVPKVDSIRRVDARRVITVSANMKEGHLLSLELPKLKEQLAGLGLDPRVEIDLKGENKEQDESKAFLEKAFVIALVVMAIILVTQFNSFYQAFLILSAVLFSTVGVFLGLLIFQKPFGIVMSGIGVISLAGIIVNNNIVLIDTYNVLRRQGMEAMEAVLRTGAQRLRPVLLTTVTTILGLMPMVLEINIDLFTRNIDIGGPSTQWWSQLATAVAGGLAFATLLTLIITPCMLVLGARREQKKSNKAVESANLPAGKPAASIPS; translated from the coding sequence ATGAATGCCATCATCGACTGGGCCCTGGCTCATCGGCGCACCATGATCCTGTTGCTCCTGCTGCTGTTCAGCGCAGGCCTGTCCTCCTGGTTGAACATTCCCAAGGAAGCAGAGCCGGATATCGCCATCCCCTATATCTACGTGTCCATTTCCCATCCCGGCATTTCCCCGGAAGACGCTGAGCGCATGCTGGTGCGCCCCATGGAGAATGAACTGCGCGCCATCCAGGGGGTCAAGGAGATGACCGCCAATGCCGGCCAGGGCCACGCCTCCGTGACACTGGAATTCGTCGCCGGTTTCAACCCGGACAAAGCCCTCAATGATGTACGTGACAAGGTCAACCTGGCCAAGGCCAGGCTACCGGACGAGACCCGGGAGCCCACGGTTCACCCGGTGACCATGGCGGAACAAAACCCGGTGCTGACCATCAGTTTGTCCGGTCCTGTTCCCCAGCGGGCGCTCATCGAGCTGGGACGGCACCTCCAGGACAAGCTGGAAGCCATCAAGGACGTGCTGGAAGTCGAACTGGGTGGTGACCGCAGGGATCAGCTGGAAGTCATCCTCGACCCACTGGCCATGGAAAGTTATGGGCTGGATCAACAGGATATCTATTCCCTGGTATCACGCAACAACCGGCTCATTGCGGCAGGTTCGCTGGATACCGGCAAAGGCAGTTTTCAGATCAAGATTCCCAGCGTATTCGAAACTCTGGATGATATTCTGGATCTTCCGGTCAAGACCAGCGGTGACCGTGTCGTACATTTCCGTGATGTCGCTTCAGTAAGGCGCAGTTATACAGACCCCAGCAGTTTCGCCCGTCTCAATGGCCAGAACACCATCAGTCTGGAAGTAAAGAAACGCCCCAGCCGCAACATCATAGAAACCGTTGAGGCGGTACGCCGGGTGGTGAAGGAAGAACGTCAGAAATGGCCTGAGCATATTCAGGTTACCTTTACCAATGACAGCTCCAAACAAATCCACTCCATGCTCAAGGATCTGGAAAACAATGTCCTTTCCGCAGTGCTTCTGGTCGTCATCGTGATCATTGCCTTCCTCGGAGCACGCACAGCCCTGTTGGTGGGCCTGGCCATTCCCGGCTCTTTCCTCAGCGGCATCCTGATCCTTGCGACCCTGGGCTACACGGTGAATATCGTGGTCCTGTTCGCCCTGATCATGGCCGTGGGCATGCTGGTAGATGGCGCCATCGTGGTCACCGAGTATGCAGACCGGCTCATGAGCGAAGGCGTGAAACCTCAAGTGGCCTATGGAGAAGCGGCAAAACGCATGTCCTGGCCGATCATCGCCTCTACCGCCACCACCCTGGCAGCGTTTGCCCCGTTGATCTTCTGGCCCGGCATCATGGGCGAATTCATGAAGTATCTGCCCATTACCCTGATCGCCACCCTGGCGGCTTCCCTGGCCATGGCCCTGCTGTTCGTGCCGACCCTTGGAACCGTTATAGGCCGTCCCCGGCCCGTGGAGGAACACACCTGCAAACGGCTGTTGCAGATGGAACAGGGGGATATCCTGGGCGTAGACGGGTTTACCGGCCTGTATGTGAAAATACTGCATTTCGCCACCCGGCATGCCTGGAAGATGCTGCTCGCCACCATCATCTTCTCCATTGGAGTATTCATGGCCTACGGTGCCTCCAATCTGGGCATGCAGTTCTTTCCCGAAGTAGAGCCGGAAGGCGGCAACATCACTGTGCGCGGCTATGGCGACCTCTCCATCTGGGAAAAGGACAGCCTCATGCGCGAGGTGGAGGATGCCATCCTGGACATGCCGGAAATCGAGACCCTGTACACGCGTGTGGGCGGACGCAACCGTATCGGCCGCATCCGCTACAACCTGGTGGACTGGAAGCAGCGGCGCAAGGCCGGTGAGATCATCAGGGAGATGAAACAACGCACCGCCCGTATCTCCGGGATGGAAATCGAAATCGGCAAGGACGAGTCCGGGGTCGGCGGCGGCAAGGACCTGAAACTGGAACTGAGCTCCCGTTTTCCAAAAAAACTGGACAAGGCTGCCGCGAGTATTCGCAAGGCGCTGAATGCCAATCCAAACATCACCGATATCGAAGACAGCCGTTCCAAGCCGGGCATCGAATGGCAGATCATCATCGACCGCGCCGCGGCCGCCCGTTTCGGCACTGATGCTGCCAGCGTTGGGAGCATGATTCAGATGATCACCAACGGCCTGAAAGTGGGCGAATACCGCCCGGATGACGTGGACCGGGAGCTGGACATCCGGGTCCGCTTTCCCACGGACAAGCGTTCCATCAACCATCTCGACAGTATCCGCATACTCACGGATCACGGCCTGGTGCCCATCAGCAATTTCGTCCAGCGCAAGGCCGTGCCCAAAGTGGACAGTATCCGGCGTGTGGATGCGCGCCGGGTGATCACCGTCAGCGCCAACATGAAAGAAGGACATCTTCTCAGCCTGGAACTGCCGAAACTGAAGGAACAGCTTGCCGGACTGGGCCTGGATCCCCGGGTGGAAATCGATCTCAAGGGAGAAAACAAGGAACAGGACGAATCAAAGGCTTTTCTGGAAAAGGCCTTTGTCATTGCCCTGGTGGTCATGGCCATCATCCTGGTCACTCAGTTCAATTCCTTCTATCAGGCATTCCTGATCCTCAGCGCCGTGCTTTTCTCCACCGTGGGCGTGTTTCTGGGGCTGCTCATATTTCAGAAACCTTTTGGCATTGTCATGTCCGGCATCGGCGTCATTTCCCTGGCGGGCATCATCGTCAACAACAACATCGTCCTCATCGACACCTACAATGTCCTGCGGCGTCAGGGCATGGAGGCCATGGAGGCCGTGCTGCGCACCGGCGCCCAACGCCTGAGACCGGTGCTGCTCACCACCGTGACCACTATTCTTGGCCTGATGCCCATGGTGCTGGAAATCAACATCGACCTGTTCACCCGGAACATCGACATCGGCGGCCCTTCCACCCAGTGGTGGTCCCAACTCGCCACGGCAGTTGCCGGAGGGCTGGCCTTCGCCACGCTACTGACCCTGATCATCACCCCCTGCATGCTGGTACTTGGCGCCCGGCGTGAACAGAAAAAATCCAACAAGGCAGTGGAATCTGCTAACCTGCCCGCAGGAAAACCCGCGGCAAGCATCCCATCGTGA
- a CDS encoding efflux RND transporter periplasmic adaptor subunit: MFNKHPWIISLLLALGLGIWLASGSINGDQAGTEQASDADRQTAKHAPVAIKVRVATVHSEPVERSIVLYGRTEPNRSLNLKAEVDGRVEAILKKRGEPVKAGDAIIRIAANDRPHLLEHARAELAQRRLEYQGALSLKAKGFQGKAELARKKALMKESEAKVAALQRELRNTVVHAPFDGLLLERMVEIGDYLNVGTKLAKLVDLDPLVVRGDVTQADISQLHTGQKALVTLSNGQRHEGYIRYLSRVADEDTNTFRVEVALDNADAHIPGGLGVELQIPLETIMAVHISPALLALNKTGVIGVKWVKDNVVQFTPIDVVRSDTDGAWIRGLEEQTDIITVGQAFVREGDQVETQQGDS; encoded by the coding sequence ATGTTCAACAAACATCCCTGGATCATTTCCCTGCTCCTTGCTCTGGGACTCGGCATATGGCTGGCCTCCGGCAGCATCAATGGAGATCAGGCCGGCACGGAACAGGCTTCTGATGCTGACAGGCAAACCGCGAAACATGCCCCCGTGGCAATCAAGGTGCGTGTCGCCACCGTTCACAGCGAACCCGTGGAACGCAGCATCGTGCTGTATGGACGCACTGAACCCAATCGCAGCCTGAATCTGAAGGCAGAAGTGGACGGCCGGGTGGAAGCCATCCTGAAGAAACGGGGGGAACCGGTAAAGGCTGGTGACGCCATCATCCGCATTGCGGCCAATGACCGCCCCCATCTTCTGGAACATGCCCGGGCCGAACTGGCTCAACGCCGACTCGAATACCAGGGCGCCCTGTCCCTCAAGGCCAAGGGCTTTCAGGGTAAGGCGGAACTGGCGCGCAAGAAAGCCTTGATGAAGGAATCCGAAGCCAAGGTGGCCGCTTTACAGAGAGAATTGCGCAACACAGTTGTGCATGCACCTTTTGACGGCTTGCTTCTGGAGCGCATGGTCGAGATTGGCGACTACCTGAATGTTGGTACGAAACTGGCCAAATTGGTGGATCTCGATCCCCTGGTGGTACGGGGCGATGTCACTCAGGCGGACATCAGCCAATTGCACACAGGGCAAAAAGCCCTGGTCACCCTGAGCAACGGGCAGCGCCATGAGGGATATATCCGCTACCTGTCCAGGGTCGCCGATGAAGACACCAATACCTTCCGTGTAGAAGTCGCCCTGGACAATGCCGACGCACATATTCCCGGCGGTCTGGGCGTGGAATTGCAGATCCCCCTGGAAACCATCATGGCCGTTCACATCAGCCCTGCCTTGCTGGCTCTGAACAAAACCGGGGTTATTGGGGTGAAATGGGTAAAGGACAACGTGGTGCAGTTCACTCCCATCGATGTGGTACGCAGTGACACCGATGGCGCCTGGATACGGGGGCTGGAAGAACAGACCGACATCATCACCGTGGGCCAGGCATTCGTGCGGGAAGGAGATCAGGTGGAGACCCAACAGGGGGACAGCTGA
- the pspC gene encoding envelope stress response membrane protein PspC, with protein MSCDPGCHNKLYRDPKNAKIAGVCAGIADYFSWNVDAVRVATIIAAVLFTVATVALYIAAAFWLPKKPKDLYDDKAEEQYWRRYRKSPKDTMADARYRFRKLERKLSRLEAYVTSDRYQLDRELNDLDPKN; from the coding sequence ATGAGCTGCGACCCAGGTTGCCACAACAAACTCTATCGTGATCCCAAGAATGCGAAGATTGCCGGCGTATGCGCTGGCATCGCCGATTATTTCTCCTGGAACGTGGATGCCGTGCGTGTCGCCACCATCATCGCCGCCGTTCTTTTTACAGTGGCTACGGTGGCCCTGTACATTGCTGCCGCTTTTTGGCTGCCGAAAAAGCCCAAAGACCTATATGATGACAAAGCAGAGGAACAGTACTGGCGGCGTTACCGGAAATCACCAAAGGACACCATGGCCGATGCCCGTTACCGCTTCCGCAAACTGGAACGCAAACTCAGCCGTCTGGAAGCTTATGTAACTTCAGACCGCTATCAACTGGACAGAGAGCTGAATGATCTGGACCCAAAAAACTGA
- the pspB gene encoding envelope stress response membrane protein PspB yields the protein MDADIDFDALLALPIIFMVIIVPLWLSLHYWYKSRASKALSKADEETLAELWQLSEKLERRVESLETILDREAPGWRHKS from the coding sequence GTGGACGCTGATATTGATTTCGATGCCCTGCTGGCCCTGCCCATCATCTTCATGGTGATTATCGTACCTTTGTGGCTGAGCCTTCATTATTGGTACAAGTCCCGCGCCAGCAAGGCATTGTCCAAGGCTGACGAGGAAACCCTGGCAGAGTTGTGGCAGCTGTCAGAAAAGCTGGAACGGCGGGTGGAATCGCTGGAAACCATACTCGACCGGGAAGCTCCTGGCTGGAGGCATAAATCATGA
- the pspA gene encoding phage shock protein PspA, whose protein sequence is MGIFSRLHDIINSNITAMLDKAENPEKIIRLVIQEMEDTLVEVRSDAARTIAEKKKLQRRMDQMQHEIREWQRKAELALSKEREDLARAALKEKHSLENAVASMDKELEILESQLLQLNQDTGKLQKKLDDAKARHKTMMMKHNTVSGRLRTREKLHDSRIDDALSRFETVEQKMEHMEGKVEAYDIGRDPSLHDQFAELEAEDIIEDELSKLKSRLSEDKQ, encoded by the coding sequence ATGGGCATCTTCAGCAGATTACACGACATCATCAATTCCAATATCACCGCCATGCTGGACAAGGCAGAAAACCCGGAGAAGATCATCCGCCTGGTTATCCAGGAAATGGAAGACACCCTGGTGGAAGTGCGCTCTGATGCGGCGCGCACCATCGCAGAGAAGAAAAAACTGCAGCGCCGCATGGATCAGATGCAGCATGAGATAAGAGAATGGCAGCGCAAGGCCGAACTGGCCCTGTCCAAGGAACGGGAAGACCTGGCCAGAGCCGCTCTCAAAGAAAAACACAGCCTGGAAAATGCCGTGGCCAGTATGGACAAGGAACTGGAGATACTGGAAAGCCAGTTGCTCCAACTGAACCAGGACACAGGCAAGTTGCAAAAGAAACTGGATGACGCCAAAGCCCGGCACAAAACCATGATGATGAAACACAACACGGTCTCAGGCCGTCTGCGCACCCGGGAAAAACTGCACGATTCCCGTATCGACGATGCCTTGTCCCGCTTCGAAACGGTAGAACAGAAAATGGAACACATGGAAGGCAAGGTTGAAGCCTATGATATTGGCCGTGACCCCAGCCTGCACGATCAGTTCGCCGAACTGGAAGCAGAGGATATAATCGAAGATGAGCTGAGCAAGCTGAAGTCCCGCCTGTCAGAAGACAAACAATAA